The genomic window ACCGAATTAAAGAAGAGATAGGTTTCGAAGCAAAACTATTGCCTAGCGGTCAAGAGGAAAAGTAGTCTCCAGAAATAGATAATTAATGATAGATAATACGGAAGTTATTGAAGAAGGGAAGACTAGCGCGGGGATTGGGATTTCTTGGCGGGCCGTTGTTATTGGCTTGTTATTAATCCCAATTAACGTGTATTGGGTAATTCTATCGGAACTTAGGTGGGGGGTAATTCTAACTCTCAATCCGCTATTTGTTACGCCTATTTTCTATCTGTTGGGTTTAGTTGGCATTAACGTTCTTTTGCGACGAGTGGCGCCTAAGCAGGTGCTTAAGCCTTCGGAGATGGTGATTATCTACATTATGCTCGTGCTCTCATGCACGATTGCTACAATGGATTACATCATTAACCTTATCTCCTTTATGCCCTATGCGCGTTGGAATGTCACGTCTGATAATAACTGGGCTACCAATATCTTCCCCTATCTGCCTAAACATCTTTTGGTTTGGAACAAGAGCTTGCTGGAAGGTTATTATTATGGCAACTCGACGATGTATCGTCCTGCTGTGTTGCTCATGTGGGCAGGGCCGTTGGCATTTTGGTCGTTTTTCATCTTTACTTCCAGTTGGATTATGTTCTGCATAAACGTCCTGCTTCGAAAAGCTTGGATGGACAACACGAAGCTAACTTATCCAACTGTTCGTTTGCCATTTGCGTTAACAGAGGAAGATAAGCCTGGCTCGATGCTTCGGTCAAAAGTGCTTTGGTCAGGATTTGTTGTTGCTGCGGGTATAAGTTCTCTTAATCAGCTTCACAATTGGTTTCCATCAGTGCCATTTATTCAAGTGCAACCGTGGTTTATCCCCCAATCGGAAGCTTGGATGGGAGGCTCGGCGCTTCGAACGACCTTTTATCCATTTGCAATTGGGTTGGCATTCCTCGTGCCGTTAGATATTTCATTCTCATGCTGGTTTTTCTATCTCTTTTTGAAGTTGCAAAGCGTTGCCGGTTTTTATGCGGGCCTGAATGGTATTCCCGAATTCCCTTGGCGAGGGGAACAGGCAGCTGGTGGGTGGTTTGCATTTGGAATTCTATTGCTTTGGAGCAGTCGGAAGTATCTCAAAGGGGTATTGCGAACCGCATTTAATAATGATGGTTCCGATAATGGAGAGCCTATCTCCTATCGCGCTGCATTTTGGGGATGGCTGATTGGGTCCATTATCTTTTTTGCCTTCTGGCTTGCTGCGGGGATGAGCCTGTTTTGGGCTTCTTTCACGATGTTCTCCTACTTTATGGTATCTATTGCCATAACACGCATACGAGCTGAGGCGGGAGCGCAGCATTCGGTCTGGTTAATGGAACCATTTCGGATGGTCAGACCATTCGGCTCTAATTTCGTCGGATCGGGAAGCATGGCGGGAAGCGCTGTGAGCCACTGGTTCTGGGATATGAACCGAAGCCACATGATGCCAGCTCAGATGGAGGCTTTCAAGCTTGCCAAAGATCATGGCATGAATCTGCGCAAGCTGGTTATACCGATGATTCTTGCTATCGTTATCGCTACAATTGTTGGAATGTGGTCGAGCCTTCATGTTTTATATAAAGACGGGGCTGTAATGAGCGTAGGGTATGGTGGATATACAGGTTATGAAGCATACGAATGGCTCAATAAGGCGGTGAATGGGGGATTTCCTGCCGAGATTCAGCGTTTCTGGGGTATCGGTGTAGGTGCTGCATTCGTCACAATACTTACGGTTCTTCGTGAGCGTTTTGCATGGTTTCCTTTCCATCCTTTAGGTTTCTGCGCCTCATTTGGTATGTATTTGCATTGGGTTCCGTTTTTTGTGGCATGGTTAATAAAGTTGGTTGTCCTGCGATTTGGTGGGTTTAAAGCTTATAAAGCTGTGATGCCGTTCTTTATTGGGCTAATCTTGGGTGATTACATCACCGGCGCTATATGGTCGCTAATAGGTATCTTCTACCATATACCGGCTTACCAGATATTCGGTTAATTTGATGAGAGGGAAGAGAATATTGGCTTTTGTGGAAGAGAAA from bacterium includes these protein-coding regions:
- a CDS encoding DUF6785 family protein, with protein sequence MIDNTEVIEEGKTSAGIGISWRAVVIGLLLIPINVYWVILSELRWGVILTLNPLFVTPIFYLLGLVGINVLLRRVAPKQVLKPSEMVIIYIMLVLSCTIATMDYIINLISFMPYARWNVTSDNNWATNIFPYLPKHLLVWNKSLLEGYYYGNSTMYRPAVLLMWAGPLAFWSFFIFTSSWIMFCINVLLRKAWMDNTKLTYPTVRLPFALTEEDKPGSMLRSKVLWSGFVVAAGISSLNQLHNWFPSVPFIQVQPWFIPQSEAWMGGSALRTTFYPFAIGLAFLVPLDISFSCWFFYLFLKLQSVAGFYAGLNGIPEFPWRGEQAAGGWFAFGILLLWSSRKYLKGVLRTAFNNDGSDNGEPISYRAAFWGWLIGSIIFFAFWLAAGMSLFWASFTMFSYFMVSIAITRIRAEAGAQHSVWLMEPFRMVRPFGSNFVGSGSMAGSAVSHWFWDMNRSHMMPAQMEAFKLAKDHGMNLRKLVIPMILAIVIATIVGMWSSLHVLYKDGAVMSVGYGGYTGYEAYEWLNKAVNGGFPAEIQRFWGIGVGAAFVTILTVLRERFAWFPFHPLGFCASFGMYLHWVPFFVAWLIKLVVLRFGGFKAYKAVMPFFIGLILGDYITGAIWSLIGIFYHIPAYQIFG